A genomic region of Rhodococcus oxybenzonivorans contains the following coding sequences:
- a CDS encoding MerR family transcriptional regulator, with protein MPEDSPERSPAGDKLDDEDYPAYSMGRAAEILGVTQAFLRSLDAAKLLIPGRSEGGHRRYSRYQLRLAARARELIDQGTALESACRIIILEDQLAEARRINAELEHTHRPAMDGPSPRPVETPTDR; from the coding sequence ATTCCGGAAGATTCTCCCGAGCGCAGCCCGGCCGGGGACAAGCTCGATGACGAGGACTACCCGGCCTACAGCATGGGCCGCGCCGCCGAGATCCTCGGCGTAACCCAGGCCTTCCTCCGCAGCCTCGACGCCGCGAAGCTTCTCATCCCCGGACGCTCGGAGGGCGGTCACCGCCGCTACTCCCGATACCAGCTCCGCCTCGCCGCCCGCGCCCGCGAACTGATCGACCAGGGCACCGCGCTCGAGTCCGCGTGCCGCATCATCATCCTCGAAGACCAACTCGCCGAGGCCCGCCGTATCAACGCCGAACTCGAGCACACCCACCGCCCTGCGATGGACGGCCCCTCCCCGCGCCCGGTTGAAACACCTACCGACCGTTGA